A window of the Emys orbicularis isolate rEmyOrb1 chromosome 1, rEmyOrb1.hap1, whole genome shotgun sequence genome harbors these coding sequences:
- the LOC135873070 gene encoding olfactory receptor 52D1-like codes for MAAFNLTPSGPSTFILMGIPGFEAAHVWISIPFSTFFIIGLLGNVMLLFVVGKEQTLHKPMYLLVCMLALTDISMSTSVILKALCIFWFNLKQITMGGCLTQMFFLHTVIVIQSAVLVTMAFDRYVAICNPLRYTTILTNARIAKLGLLGLIRAVLIILPMPLLLSRLPFCANRIIPHIYCEHIAVAKMSCGDSTVTRMYGLVTAFVVIVLDLTLIALSYGLIIRAVLRISSKEVHQKALNTCTAHICVMLMSYSPCLFSYMTQRFSQGIISHVHVTLSNFYLLVTPMLNPIIYGVKTKELRDKVGKYTCRR; via the coding sequence ATGGCAGCTTTCAACCTCACCCCCTCTGGCCCTTCAACATTCATCCTAATGGGCATCCCTGGCTTCGAAGCTGCCCATGtctggatttccatccctttctctacGTTCTTCATTATTGGCCTGTTGGGAAATGTCATGCTTCTGTTTGTTGTAGGCAAAGAGCAGACCCTGCACAAGCCGATGTACCTGCTGGTCTGCATGCTGGCGCTCACAGATATCAGCATGTCTACCTCTGTCATACTGAaggcactgtgtatattttggttcaatttgaaaCAGATTACTATgggtggctgcctcacccagatgttcttcCTTCATACGGTTATTGTTATACAGTCAGCCGTTCTCGTGACAATGGCCTTCGATCGCTATGTTGCCATATGTAACCCTCTGAGATACACCACCATCCTCACTAATGCACGAATAGCTAAGCTAGGGCTCTTGGGTTTGATAAGAGCTGTTCTCATCATTCTGCCTATGCCCCTGCTCCTGAGTAGGCTGCCATTCTGTGCCAACCGCATTATCCCCCACATATATTGTGAGCACATAGCTGTGGCAAAGATGTCATGTGGGGACTCCACAGTCACAAGGATGTACGGCTTGGTGACAGCATTTGTAGTCATTGTGTTAGACCTGACACTCATTGCCCTGTCCTATGGTCTGATCATCAGGGCTGTCCTCAGAATCTCCTCCAAGGAAGTCCACCAGAAAGCCCTCaacacctgcacagcccacaTCTGTGTGATGCTGATGTCTTAttctccctgcctcttctcctaCATGACTCAGAGGTTCAGTCAGGGAATCATTTCCCATGTTCACGTCACCTTGTCTAACTTCTATCTCCTTGTCACTCCCATGCTCAACCCTATCATTTATGGGGTCAAAACCAAAGAGCTTCGTGACAAAGTGGGCAAATACACCTGCAGAAGGTGA